A single genomic interval of Lathyrus oleraceus cultivar Zhongwan6 chromosome 7, CAAS_Psat_ZW6_1.0, whole genome shotgun sequence harbors:
- the LOC127102473 gene encoding protein TIC 62, chloroplastic, producing MPMEVFSLTSTTIPSTLTRRDTAADKPSPHLNLSKYSHFMRYPLTTTLTNNRIRSSSSSSIRAQASGSTKSSTAEGIPEKTDSKDDNLVFVAGATGKVGSRTVRELIKLGFKVRAGVRNAQKAGALVQSVKQLKLDGASGGGEAVEKLEIVECDLEKADQIGSALGNASTVICAIGASEKEIFDITGPCRIDYRATKNLVDAATVAKVNHFILVTSLGTNKFGLPAAILNLFWGVLIWKRKAEEALLASGIPYTIVRPGGMERPTDAYKETHNVTLSTEDTLFGGQVSNLQVAELMATMAKNPDLSYCKIVEVIAETTAPLTPAEKLLTRIPSQRPYIPSPKKVQKADTATVSNTGPSANVVAEVPSIAPQKETAQPKPVAKTEQPLSPYTAYDDLKPPSSPSPTKPSEKKQINISDAVPTPISSDTPSSIQEIDGISQTTSSSKGKESLSPYAAYPDLKPPSSPSPSVPTTSLSKIDTVVVSSNGPAQLSVEDTPKNEEQHLHEPKSRPLSPYAMYEDLKPPASPSPSFRKS from the exons ATGCCAATGGAGGTTTTCTCTCTCACTTCAACTACCATTCCCTCCACTCTCACACGTAGAGACACTGCAGCAGATAAACCTTCCCCTCATCTCAACCTTTCCAAATACTCACATTTCATGAGGTACCCTCTTACCACAACACTCACCAACAACAGAATCCGCAGTAGCAGTAGCAGTAGCATAAGAGCTCAAGCTTCAG GTTCAACAAAATCTAGTACTGCTGAGGGGATTCCTGAAAAAACAGATTCCAAGGATGATAATCTAGTTTTTGTTGCTGGTGCTACTGGAAAAGTTGGTTCAAGAACAGTCAG GGAGCTTATAAAGCTTGGTTTTAAAGTTAGAGCTGGAGTAAGGAATGCTCAGAAAGCTGGTGCATTGGTTCAG AGTGTTAAACAATTGAAGCTTGATGGTGCAAGTGGAGGGGGTGAAG CTGTAGAGAAGCTTGAAATTGTGGAATGTGATTTGGAGAAGGCAGATCAAATTGGATCAGCATTAGGGAATGCATCAACTGTGATATGTGCTATTGGTGCTAGTGAGAAGGAAATTTTCGACATTACTGGACCTTGTCGAATCGATTACCGAGCTACCAAAAACCTTGTTGATGCTG CAACTGTTGCCAAAGTAAATCACTTCATATTGGTTACTTCATTGGGGACAAACAAATTTGGTCTTCCTGCAGCTATTCTCAA TTTATTTTGGGGAGTCCTGATTTGGAAAAGGAAGGCCGAAGAAGCATTGCTAGCAAGTGGAATTCCATATACA ATAGTGAGACCTGGTGGCATGGAGAGGCCGACTGACGCTTACAAGGAAACACATAATGTAACTCTATCAACTGAAGATACTTTATTTGGGGGTCAAGTTTCAAACCTTCAG GTTGCTGAACTCATGGCAACCATGGCCAAGAATCCCGATCTTTCATACTGTAAAATAGTGGAGGTTATTGCCGAGACAACTGCGCCACTAACACCTGCCGAAAAACTTCTTACAAGGATACCTTCTCAACGCCCTTACATTCCTTCGCCAAAG AAGGTACAGAAAGCAGATACAGCAACTGTCAGTAATACAGGTCCCTCTGCTAATGTTGTAGCAGAAGTACCTAGTATTGCCCCTCAAAAAGAAACAGCACAACCAAAACCAGTGGCGAAAACGGAACAGCCACTTTCTCCTTATACCGC TTATGATGATTTAAAGCCACCATCATCTCCTTCTCCAACCAAGCCTAGTGAGAAGAAACAGATAAACATCAGTGATGCAGTTCCAACACCTATTTCTTCGGATACTCCAAGTAGCATTCAAGAAATAGATGGCATTTCTCAGACAACATCTTCCTCAAAAGGGAAGGAGTCTCTATCTCCTTACGCAGC ATATCCTGATTTAAAGCCTCCTAGTTCACCATCTCCGAGTGTACCAACTACATCACTATCGAAGATAGATACAGTAGTAGTATCAAGCAATGGACCAGCTCAACTTTCTGTGGAAGATACACCAAAGAATGAAGAACAGCACCTTCATGAACCAAAGTCAAGGCCACTTTCACCTTATGCAAT GTATGAGGACTTGAAGCCTCCTGCATCTCCATCACCTTCCTTCAGAAAATCCTAG
- the LOC127105711 gene encoding uncharacterized protein LOC127105711, with protein MADTRPTPTESVTPSTASAYLNPSYWDERFSKEEKYEWFKDYSHFRHIIQPHLTPNSSVLELGCGNSQMCDGLYKDGTTNITCIDLSHVAVNNMRNRLLSQGFKDIKVMQADMLELPFDDECFDLVIEKGTMDVLFVDSGDPWNPKPETMSKVMSTLKGVHRVLKEDGIFISITFGQPHFRRPIFNAPDFTWSVEWTTFGETFHYFVYVLKKGQRSSYEDIQPVKRFEVPTFNLLHEELESEDFTFLINVDELNS; from the exons ATGGCCGATACACGCCCGACGCCGACGGAAAGCGTAACACCCTCAACTGCATCGGCGTACCTTAACCCTTCCTACTG GGATGAGAGATTCTCGAAGGAGGAGAAATATGAGTGGTTCAAGGATTATTCCCATTTTCGTCACATCATTCAACCCCATCTCACACCCAATTCCTCTGTACTGGAGCTTGGTTGTGGAAACTCACAAATGTGTGATGGTTTGTATAAAGATGGAACAACCAACATAACTTGCATTGACCTTTCACATGTTGCGGTCAACAACATGCGAAACCGTTTACTTTCTCAGGGATTCAAAG ACATAAAAGTGATGCAAGCTGATATGCTAGAGCTACCTTTTGACGATGAATGTTTTGATTTGGTTATCGAGAAAGGAACTATG GATGTATTGTTCGTGGATAGCGGTGACCCATGGAATCCAAAGCCGGAAACGATGTCCAAGGTGATGTCCACATTGAAAGGTGTTCACAGGGTTTTGAAAGAAGATGGCATATTTATCTCAATAACTTTTGGCCAG CCACATTTCAGGCGCCCTATATTTAATGCACCAGATTTCACCTGGTCTGTTGAGTGGACTACTTTTGGTGAAACCTTTCACTATTTTGTCTATGTTCTAAAGAAG GGACAAAGGTCATCATATGAAGATATACAACCTGTGAAGAGGTTTGAAGTGCCGACTTTTAATCTGCTCCATGAGGAGTTAGAAAGTGAAGATTTTACTTTTCTAATCAATGTTGATGAGTTGAACAGTTAG